The Thalassotalea sp. 273M-4 genome includes a region encoding these proteins:
- a CDS encoding tetratricopeptide repeat protein, with amino-acid sequence MYKYGLGQSTSLKTAYKYFERAANKGFANSQFALAMLHVEAQEEHKAIEWLQSSAEQGYAPAQFELFYAYKDGLGTDKNIKLATRWLVKAAQSGHGEAASMLAYIYEKGIGIPEDIIKAGVWWKRAAALGDISSKVEAAMLYGSPNSSDVNHEKAINLLKEVENSNTQDSNMALGWLALFYEGGYSGEINYEKAVKYREKAIKIGETSSLFPLGLHYLNGSGVEKDFQKAMQLFKKAGESGDHRGRDYLKVTGFY; translated from the coding sequence ATGTATAAATATGGACTTGGCCAAAGTACTTCTCTAAAAACAGCTTATAAATATTTCGAAAGAGCTGCTAATAAAGGATTTGCAAATTCTCAATTTGCATTAGCCATGTTACATGTAGAAGCACAAGAAGAACATAAAGCAATTGAGTGGCTTCAATCATCGGCAGAGCAAGGCTATGCACCTGCCCAGTTTGAACTTTTCTATGCCTACAAAGATGGGCTTGGAACGGATAAAAACATTAAGTTAGCAACACGTTGGTTGGTTAAAGCAGCTCAATCAGGCCATGGTGAGGCAGCATCAATGCTTGCTTATATATATGAAAAAGGGATCGGTATTCCAGAAGATATTATAAAAGCAGGGGTGTGGTGGAAAAGAGCTGCTGCATTAGGTGATATATCAAGTAAAGTAGAAGCTGCTATGCTCTATGGTTCGCCTAATTCATCCGATGTTAATCATGAGAAAGCCATTAACTTATTGAAAGAAGTTGAAAATTCAAACACTCAAGATTCTAACATGGCACTAGGCTGGCTTGCATTATTCTATGAAGGTGGCTATTCAGGTGAAATAAATTACGAGAAAGCAGTTAAATATAGGGAAAAAGCTATAAAAATTGGTGAAACAAGCAGCCTATTTCCATTAGGTCTTCACTATTTGAACGGCAGTGGAGTTGAAAAGGATTTCCAAAAAGCGATGCAACTATTTAAAAAAGCAGGTGAAAGTGGTGATCACAGGGGTAGAGATTACTTAAAGGTTACTGGTTTTTATTAA